A single Arachnia propionica DNA region contains:
- a CDS encoding MalY/PatB family protein has translation MAIFDIPLETLRRRRSIKWARFAPDVLPMFVAEMDAKPVPAVVDVLSRMVAEGDTGYPELPDYQDAFASFASDVWGWDIDPATVSLACDVMTGMREMTLATTKPGDAVVINPPIYPPFRAVCNETRRRIVEVPTTEAGRLDLDALEVAFEKEHPAAYLLCSPHNPSGVVHTAEELARVMELANTHDVAVICDEIHAPLSGAEHTPLHRVPGGERAFVVTSASKSWNLAGLKAGLIVPGAEVADVVKGLSGYVPESASYLGVVAHATALNKGRDWLAEAAAEIRENKQHFADELHRAIPELTYTPSQGTYLAWLDCSPLGLDHAGQHFFEKAKVRFGQGTDYAPSATQFVRVNLATSKEIISEAVRRMAASL, from the coding sequence ATGGCCATCTTCGACATCCCCCTTGAGACCCTCCGCAGGCGCCGCAGCATCAAATGGGCACGGTTCGCGCCCGACGTGCTGCCGATGTTCGTCGCGGAGATGGACGCCAAGCCGGTGCCGGCGGTGGTGGATGTCCTATCCCGGATGGTCGCCGAGGGTGACACCGGCTACCCGGAGCTGCCCGACTACCAGGATGCGTTCGCGTCCTTCGCCTCCGATGTCTGGGGCTGGGACATCGATCCGGCGACGGTGTCGCTGGCCTGCGACGTCATGACGGGCATGCGGGAGATGACACTGGCGACCACGAAACCCGGCGACGCCGTCGTCATCAACCCACCGATCTACCCGCCGTTCCGGGCGGTCTGCAACGAGACGAGACGACGCATCGTCGAGGTCCCCACCACCGAGGCGGGGCGCCTGGATCTCGACGCCCTGGAGGTCGCGTTCGAGAAGGAACATCCCGCCGCCTACCTGCTGTGCTCCCCACACAATCCGTCGGGGGTGGTGCACACCGCCGAGGAGCTCGCCCGGGTGATGGAGTTGGCGAACACCCACGATGTCGCGGTCATCTGCGACGAGATCCACGCTCCCCTCTCGGGCGCGGAACACACCCCCCTCCACCGGGTGCCGGGTGGTGAGCGGGCCTTCGTCGTGACGTCGGCGTCAAAGTCGTGGAACCTGGCCGGTTTGAAGGCCGGGTTGATCGTCCCGGGTGCGGAGGTCGCAGACGTGGTCAAGGGTCTCAGCGGTTACGTGCCGGAGTCGGCCAGTTACCTCGGGGTGGTGGCGCACGCGACGGCGCTGAACAAGGGTCGCGACTGGCTGGCGGAGGCCGCCGCGGAGATCCGCGAGAACAAACAGCACTTCGCCGACGAACTCCACCGCGCCATCCCGGAGCTGACCTACACGCCGTCGCAGGGCACCTACCTGGCGTGGCTGGACTGCTCCCCGCTGGGTCTCGACCACGCGGGCCAGCATTTCTTCGAGAAGGCGAAGGTCCGTTTCGGTCAGGGCACCGACTACGCCCCGTCGGCCACCCAATTCGTGCGCGTCAACCTGGCGACGTCGAAGGAGATCATCTCCGAGGCGGTACGCCGAATGGCGGCTTCTCTGTAA
- a CDS encoding type IV toxin-antitoxin system AbiEi family antitoxin domain-containing protein has translation MTRTTLWTHEHLTTLGVTDAQLKQHLRDGTMVRLRRGVYAPTQQADVFAEHRRRIQAAAIDVHDSSVFSHTSAAVLHGLPVPIESLREVTMTRRTPGHGDHSDLLRVRRTAIHDDEVTRIAGLPVTTLSRTVTDLARTSPFEWGLAVVDAALGRGLKRGFLQDELHRHPRLHGVRQARRVLALGDGRVESPAESLSRFHMMRAGIPAPELQFEIFDANGEFVARTDFGWPEHGLVGEVDGRIKYRELLGPGQSAADVVMAEKRREQRIRACGYWIVRWGWREANDQASLTALLNAGFASASPAWTARRSS, from the coding sequence ATGACACGCACAACCCTTTGGACCCACGAGCATCTCACGACCCTGGGAGTAACCGACGCCCAACTCAAACAGCACCTCCGCGACGGCACAATGGTGCGCCTCAGGCGCGGTGTTTACGCCCCGACGCAGCAGGCGGACGTGTTCGCGGAGCACCGCCGACGAATCCAGGCGGCCGCCATCGACGTTCACGACTCGAGCGTCTTCAGTCACACCTCGGCCGCGGTGCTGCACGGCTTACCTGTGCCCATCGAGTCGCTGCGGGAGGTGACCATGACCCGCCGCACCCCCGGGCATGGCGATCACAGCGACCTCCTCCGGGTCCGTCGCACCGCCATCCACGACGACGAGGTCACGCGCATCGCCGGGTTACCGGTGACCACCCTCTCGCGCACGGTTACCGACCTGGCCCGCACGTCGCCCTTCGAATGGGGTCTCGCGGTGGTGGACGCCGCCCTGGGTCGCGGTCTCAAACGCGGCTTCCTCCAAGATGAGCTGCACAGGCATCCCCGGCTTCACGGGGTGAGGCAGGCCAGGCGGGTGCTGGCGCTCGGCGACGGACGGGTGGAGTCTCCCGCCGAGTCGCTGAGCAGGTTCCACATGATGCGGGCGGGAATCCCGGCTCCGGAGCTGCAGTTCGAGATCTTCGACGCGAACGGCGAGTTCGTCGCCCGCACCGATTTCGGCTGGCCCGAGCACGGGCTCGTCGGGGAGGTCGACGGACGCATCAAGTACCGGGAGCTGCTCGGCCCCGGCCAGTCCGCGGCGGATGTCGTGATGGCGGAGAAGCGTCGCGAACAACGCATCCGTGCGTGCGGGTACTGGATCGTCCGGTGGGGTTGGCGGGAGGCCAACGACCAGGCCTCGCTCACGGCCCTGTTGAATGCCGGTTTCGCGAGCGCCAGCCCCGCCTGGACCGCCCGTCGCAGCTCCTGA
- a CDS encoding Gfo/Idh/MocA family protein: MESIRWGIIGAGSIADTVAGDFAFVPQAELVAVASRDPERSRRLARKHGIPVIHRDYRALIESDGVDVVHIATTHPHHRDIALAAISAGKAVLVEKAFTVTLAGTEEVVAAATEAGVFAMEAMWTRFLPAVEAAREVVAWGRIGQVLGVQGDLCAFRPYDPTNRLWDPATGGGAVLDLGVYVVSMAQGLLGAARDVHCVGRYAPNGVESAATMNISYIGGGTAALTCGFDVHGPGRMTIFGTKGWVEIQPRFHHPTTISVHRSGVLPRIIEAKQIGRGYAHELMEVSDCLLAGQTQSATMPLADTVEVMRVLESCLKQLGRPQEEAKVEI; encoded by the coding sequence ATGGAGAGCATCCGATGGGGAATCATCGGGGCCGGAAGCATCGCCGACACCGTCGCGGGAGATTTCGCTTTCGTGCCCCAGGCCGAGTTGGTCGCGGTGGCGTCACGTGACCCGGAGCGGTCACGGAGGTTGGCGCGCAAACACGGGATTCCCGTGATCCACCGGGACTACCGGGCGTTGATCGAGTCCGATGGCGTCGACGTCGTTCACATCGCTACCACCCATCCCCATCACCGCGACATCGCCCTGGCGGCGATATCCGCGGGCAAGGCGGTGCTGGTGGAGAAGGCGTTCACCGTCACCCTTGCCGGGACCGAGGAGGTGGTCGCGGCCGCAACCGAGGCCGGGGTGTTCGCCATGGAGGCCATGTGGACCCGGTTCCTGCCCGCGGTGGAAGCGGCCCGGGAGGTCGTGGCGTGGGGGAGGATCGGGCAGGTGCTCGGGGTGCAGGGGGATCTGTGTGCGTTCCGTCCCTACGACCCGACGAACCGGCTGTGGGATCCCGCCACGGGAGGCGGCGCCGTCCTGGATCTCGGCGTCTACGTCGTCTCCATGGCGCAGGGGCTCCTGGGGGCGGCCCGGGACGTGCACTGCGTCGGGCGGTACGCGCCGAACGGGGTGGAGTCGGCGGCGACGATGAACATCTCCTACATCGGCGGTGGCACCGCCGCCCTCACCTGCGGATTCGACGTCCACGGGCCGGGCCGGATGACGATTTTCGGGACGAAGGGATGGGTGGAGATCCAGCCCAGGTTCCACCACCCGACCACCATCTCCGTGCACCGCTCGGGGGTGTTGCCGCGGATCATCGAGGCCAAGCAGATCGGCAGGGGATACGCCCACGAGCTGATGGAGGTCAGCGACTGTCTGCTCGCCGGTCAGACCCAGTCCGCGACGATGCCGCTGGCCGACACCGTCGAGGTGATGCGGGTGCTGGAGAGCTGCCTGAAGCAGCTGGGTCGTCCCCAGGAGGAGGCGAAGGTCGAAATCTGA